One window of the Labilibaculum sp. genome contains the following:
- the nifJ gene encoding pyruvate:ferredoxin (flavodoxin) oxidoreductase codes for MAREKKFITCDGNAAAAHVAYMFSEVSCIYPITPSSPMAENVDEWAAQGRKNLFGETVQLVEMQSEAGAAGAVHGALQAGALTTTYTASQGLLLMIPNMYKIAGELLPCVFHISARALAAQALSIFGDHSDVYSARQTGFAMLASGSVQEVMDLSAVSHLTAIKSRVPFMNFFDGFRTSHEIQKIEAVDMEDMRDLVDQEALQAFRDRALNPESPVTRGTAQNPDVYFQSREAANPFYNAVPDIVADYMKEMTKITGREYKPFMYYGAADAENIIIAMGSVNETIKEAVDYKMANGEKVGLVCVHLYRPFSAKHFLSVIPESVKRICVLDRTKETGANGDPMYLDVREVFYGRENAPMVIGGRYGLGSKEVTPSQIVAVYKNLAMNEPKNQFTLGIVDDVTFTSLPMLPEVKMNSESLYEAKFYGLGSDGTVGANKNSIKIIGGSTDKYCQAYFAYDSKKSGGFTASHLRFGDEPIRSTYLVTTPDFVACHVPAYVYLYDVLKGLKKGGSFLLNSIYDAEETVKNLPNHMKKYMAENEIKFYIINGTKLGEDLGLGNRTNTIMQAAFFKITNVIPFEKAAEEMKKAIVKSYGNKGEKVVNMNFSAVDAGGENVVEVKVSADWKNLAEEKVAETANSRPKFIAEVCDPMNAQKGDDLPVSAFTGREDGTFPAGTTKYEKRGVAVHVPEWKEETCIQCNQCAYVCPHAAIRPFILTEEELAAAPAGTAVKPATGKELKGLHFRIQVAVEDCTGCGNCADVCPAPKAKALEMKPLESQMIEKDRWHYMDEKVGYKDLLPKNNVKNSQFAQPLFEFSGACAGCGETPYIKLITQLFGERMMVANATGCSSIYGGSAPATPYCKNNKSGKGPAWANSLFEDNAEFGFGMNEGVRKMRNRIALRMEAAMDAVNAETKAAFTEWLENKDNGELSIEASAKVESALANETHPVAKEVLDLKNFLIKKSQWIFGGDGWAYDIGFGGLDHVLASGEDVNVLVMDTEIYSNTGGQASKATPVGAVAKFAAAGKRIRKKDLGMIAMSYGYVYVAQVAMGANQAQYMKAVKEAEAYPGPSLIIAYSPCISHGLKASMGKSQTEEKKAVEAGYWHLYRNNPALENEGKNPFVLDSKEPVWENFQNFLLGEVRYTSLQKSFPEQAKELFVAAEENAKWRYKTYKRQAAMNYNEE; via the coding sequence ATGGCAAGAGAAAAAAAATTCATTACCTGTGATGGTAATGCCGCTGCCGCTCACGTAGCATATATGTTTAGTGAGGTTTCTTGTATTTACCCAATCACTCCATCTTCGCCAATGGCTGAGAATGTTGATGAGTGGGCTGCACAAGGACGTAAAAATCTATTTGGAGAAACAGTTCAATTAGTAGAAATGCAATCTGAAGCTGGTGCTGCAGGTGCTGTTCATGGTGCATTACAAGCTGGTGCATTAACAACTACTTATACTGCATCTCAGGGATTATTGTTAATGATTCCTAACATGTATAAAATCGCTGGTGAATTATTACCATGTGTATTTCATATTAGTGCCCGTGCTCTTGCTGCTCAGGCATTGAGTATTTTTGGTGATCACTCTGATGTATATTCTGCTCGTCAGACAGGTTTCGCTATGTTGGCTTCAGGTTCGGTTCAGGAAGTAATGGATCTTTCTGCTGTATCTCACTTAACTGCAATTAAATCAAGAGTTCCTTTCATGAACTTCTTCGATGGATTCCGTACATCTCACGAAATTCAGAAAATCGAAGCTGTTGATATGGAAGACATGAGAGATCTTGTTGATCAGGAAGCTCTTCAGGCTTTCCGTGATCGTGCTTTGAATCCGGAATCTCCTGTAACCAGAGGTACTGCTCAGAATCCTGATGTTTACTTCCAGTCTCGCGAAGCGGCTAACCCATTTTACAATGCGGTTCCGGATATTGTAGCTGACTACATGAAGGAAATGACCAAAATTACAGGAAGAGAATACAAGCCTTTCATGTATTACGGTGCTGCTGATGCTGAAAATATCATTATTGCAATGGGTTCTGTAAACGAAACCATTAAAGAAGCGGTTGACTATAAAATGGCAAATGGCGAAAAGGTTGGTCTTGTTTGTGTTCATTTGTATCGTCCATTCTCAGCCAAGCATTTCTTAAGCGTTATTCCTGAATCAGTAAAACGTATTTGTGTACTTGATCGTACTAAAGAAACTGGTGCTAACGGAGATCCTATGTATCTTGACGTAAGAGAAGTTTTCTACGGAAGAGAGAATGCTCCAATGGTGATTGGCGGACGTTATGGTTTAGGTTCAAAAGAGGTGACTCCATCTCAAATTGTTGCGGTTTACAAAAATCTTGCAATGAACGAACCTAAAAATCAATTCACTTTAGGTATTGTTGATGATGTGACTTTTACTTCACTTCCAATGTTGCCAGAGGTTAAGATGAACTCTGAGTCTCTTTACGAAGCAAAATTCTATGGTTTGGGTTCTGATGGTACTGTAGGTGCCAACAAAAACTCAATTAAAATTATTGGTGGATCAACTGATAAATATTGTCAGGCTTACTTTGCTTACGATTCTAAAAAATCAGGTGGATTTACTGCTTCTCACCTTCGTTTTGGTGATGAACCAATCCGCTCGACATATTTAGTAACTACTCCTGACTTCGTTGCATGTCACGTTCCTGCTTACGTATATCTTTACGATGTATTAAAAGGATTGAAAAAAGGTGGTTCTTTCTTATTGAACTCGATTTATGATGCAGAAGAGACTGTTAAGAATCTTCCAAATCACATGAAAAAGTACATGGCTGAGAATGAGATTAAATTCTACATTATCAACGGTACTAAATTGGGTGAGGATCTTGGTCTTGGTAACCGTACCAATACTATTATGCAAGCTGCGTTCTTCAAAATAACTAATGTGATACCTTTTGAAAAGGCTGCTGAAGAAATGAAGAAAGCGATTGTTAAATCGTATGGTAACAAAGGTGAAAAGGTTGTAAATATGAACTTCTCAGCTGTTGATGCTGGTGGAGAAAATGTTGTTGAAGTTAAAGTTTCTGCTGATTGGAAAAATCTAGCTGAAGAAAAAGTAGCTGAGACTGCAAATAGTCGTCCTAAGTTTATTGCTGAGGTTTGTGATCCAATGAACGCACAGAAGGGTGATGATCTTCCGGTTTCTGCTTTCACAGGTCGTGAAGATGGAACTTTCCCGGCAGGTACAACGAAGTATGAGAAACGTGGTGTTGCTGTTCATGTTCCTGAATGGAAAGAAGAAACTTGTATTCAGTGTAACCAGTGTGCTTACGTTTGTCCTCACGCTGCAATTCGTCCATTCATTTTAACCGAAGAGGAATTGGCTGCAGCTCCTGCTGGAACTGCCGTTAAGCCTGCAACAGGTAAAGAATTGAAAGGTTTACATTTCAGAATTCAAGTAGCTGTTGAAGATTGTACTGGTTGTGGTAACTGTGCTGATGTTTGTCCTGCGCCTAAAGCAAAAGCTTTGGAAATGAAGCCTTTGGAATCTCAAATGATTGAGAAAGACAGATGGCATTATATGGATGAGAAAGTAGGTTACAAAGATTTGCTGCCTAAAAATAACGTGAAAAATTCACAATTTGCTCAGCCATTATTCGAGTTCTCAGGAGCTTGTGCTGGTTGTGGTGAGACTCCATACATCAAATTAATCACTCAATTATTTGGTGAGAGAATGATGGTTGCAAATGCAACAGGTTGTTCTTCTATTTACGGTGGTTCTGCCCCTGCAACTCCATATTGTAAAAACAATAAGAGTGGTAAAGGTCCGGCTTGGGCTAACTCATTATTCGAAGACAATGCTGAGTTTGGTTTTGGTATGAACGAAGGTGTACGTAAAATGCGTAACCGTATTGCTCTTCGTATGGAAGCTGCAATGGATGCTGTAAATGCTGAAACAAAAGCTGCTTTTACTGAGTGGTTAGAGAATAAAGATAACGGTGAGTTGTCAATTGAAGCTTCGGCTAAAGTTGAGTCTGCTCTTGCAAATGAAACTCATCCTGTTGCTAAAGAAGTTCTTGATCTTAAAAACTTCTTGATTAAGAAATCTCAATGGATTTTTGGTGGTGACGGTTGGGCTTATGATATCGGATTCGGTGGATTGGATCACGTATTGGCTTCAGGTGAAGATGTAAATGTATTGGTAATGGATACTGAGATTTACTCTAACACAGGTGGACAAGCTTCTAAAGCAACTCCAGTTGGTGCTGTTGCTAAATTTGCGGCAGCAGGTAAACGTATCAGAAAGAAAGACCTTGGTATGATAGCAATGTCTTACGGATATGTTTATGTAGCTCAGGTGGCTATGGGAGCAAATCAAGCTCAATACATGAAAGCTGTTAAAGAAGCTGAAGCTTATCCAGGACCTTCTTTGATTATTGCTTATTCTCCTTGTATTTCTCACGGATTGAAAGCGTCTATGGGTAAATCACAAACAGAAGAGAAGAAAGCTGTTGAAGCAGGATACTGGCATTTGTATCGTAACAATCCAGCATTGGAAAATGAAGGTAAAAACCCATTTGTTCTTGATTCAAAAGAGCCTGTTTGGGAAAATTTCCAGAATTTCTTATTGGGTGAAGTTCGTTACACTTCATTGCAAAAATCATTCCCAGAGCAAGCAAAAGAATTGTTTGTTGCTGCAGAAGAGAATGCTAAGTGGAGATATAAGACATACAAGCGTCAAGCTGCCATGAATTATAATGAAGAGTAA
- a CDS encoding dihydroorotate dehydrogenase-like protein, which translates to MANLNVKFMGLNLKNPIIVGACTLSATVEGAQELERAGVAAIVYKSLFEEQIQMERAQLADELDEYTDRNAEMTSIFPAIEHAGAKAHIMRLSEVKKAVSIPVIASLNCIYDVTWFDYAKQLEDAGVDALELNFYQMPGDVNKSASQMEDEKVKIVKTLNERLSIPFCIKLSPYYTNTLNFVNRLDQAGASAFVLFNRLFQPEIDIHTERHVTNFNLSHQGDYKLGLRYVGLLHKKIAGGLCGSNGIYTYEDVLQMLLSGADIVQMVSALYKNNPSYITQVLSELEQWMDKKGYKSIDEFRGKLSDIELKASDIYYRAQYLDFILHPEEIINKYPMR; encoded by the coding sequence ATGGCAAATTTAAACGTTAAATTTATGGGCTTAAATCTTAAAAATCCCATAATTGTAGGAGCATGTACTCTTTCTGCTACCGTAGAAGGAGCTCAGGAATTAGAAAGAGCTGGAGTGGCAGCAATTGTTTACAAATCTCTTTTCGAAGAGCAAATTCAAATGGAACGAGCTCAGTTAGCTGATGAGCTTGATGAGTACACAGATCGAAATGCAGAAATGACTTCCATTTTCCCTGCAATTGAGCATGCTGGTGCCAAGGCTCATATCATGAGGTTGTCTGAAGTTAAGAAGGCGGTTAGCATTCCTGTAATTGCCAGTTTAAATTGTATTTACGATGTTACCTGGTTCGATTACGCCAAACAATTGGAAGATGCCGGGGTGGATGCTTTGGAATTGAATTTTTATCAAATGCCTGGTGATGTTAATAAGAGCGCATCACAAATGGAAGATGAAAAAGTGAAAATTGTTAAAACCCTTAACGAGAGATTGTCAATTCCTTTTTGTATTAAATTAAGTCCATATTATACAAACACATTAAATTTTGTGAATCGTTTAGATCAGGCAGGAGCCTCTGCATTTGTATTGTTTAATCGATTATTTCAACCGGAAATTGATATTCACACAGAGCGTCATGTCACGAATTTTAATTTGAGCCATCAGGGAGATTATAAATTGGGATTGCGTTATGTTGGTTTGTTACATAAGAAGATTGCCGGAGGATTGTGTGGTTCTAATGGAATTTATACTTACGAAGATGTATTGCAAATGCTATTGAGTGGTGCTGATATTGTTCAGATGGTGAGTGCACTGTACAAGAATAATCCTTCCTACATCACACAAGTTCTTTCGGAATTGGAGCAGTGGATGGATAAAAAAGGATACAAAAGTATCGACGAATTCAGAGGTAAATTGTCAGATATTGAATTAAAAGCTTCTGATATTTATTACAGAGCACAATATCTGGATTTTATTCTTCACCCTGAAGAAATAATTAATAAGTATCCAATGAGATAA
- a CDS encoding IS1182 family transposase, producing the protein MKLVPQKSHFKAYHQNQMILFPPSLSDFISSEHPVRTISSIIDGVQIDRILEKYSYTGAKAYHPKMMLKLLVYSYLCNVYSSRKIEQAASENVHFMWLSGMQKPDHNTIARFRSSRLKGVLKEVFSQVVLLLVDSGHIDLQTIYVDGTKIEANANKFSFVWGKAIQKNIQRMKDRLGELWDYTEQVAKSDLANVSKPDLSDVDPEKIEQTIETINEALRDKKVDAKKRRQLNYAKKNYADNLRKNEQKLKILEERNSYSKTDPDATFMRMKDDYMQNGQLKPGYNLQFSTQNQFIVNYSNHNNPTDTKTFIPHMKEVQQLYPDKLNSVCADSGYGSEENYEFLEAEGLTSFVKYNYFHKEQKKGAKTYCEFHPNNLFYDSKQDIYYCPMGQVMNLKKIKKEKSQAGHFKTIHVYQAQNCNGCPLRGMCHKAKGNRTIQINHRLNELRSKAREHLTSEEGLKHRSQRPVDVEAAFGNLKHNKGFKRFLLRGKEKVEIEMGLLALAINLKKMNSRKVA; encoded by the coding sequence ATGAAATTAGTCCCTCAAAAATCTCATTTCAAAGCCTATCATCAAAACCAGATGATTCTTTTTCCGCCTTCTCTCTCGGATTTCATATCATCTGAACACCCTGTTCGTACCATCAGCAGTATTATTGATGGTGTCCAGATAGATCGTATCCTTGAAAAATACAGTTATACGGGAGCAAAGGCCTATCATCCCAAAATGATGCTTAAGTTATTAGTTTATTCCTATTTGTGTAATGTATATTCCTCTCGAAAAATAGAGCAGGCGGCATCAGAAAATGTACATTTCATGTGGTTGTCAGGGATGCAAAAGCCAGATCACAATACGATTGCCCGCTTTAGAAGCAGTCGATTAAAAGGTGTTTTAAAGGAAGTGTTCAGTCAAGTAGTCCTGTTACTGGTAGATTCCGGACATATTGATCTACAAACCATATATGTCGATGGCACCAAGATCGAGGCCAATGCAAATAAGTTTTCGTTTGTTTGGGGTAAAGCCATTCAAAAGAATATCCAACGCATGAAGGATCGGTTGGGGGAACTTTGGGATTATACAGAGCAGGTAGCCAAATCGGATTTAGCAAATGTAAGTAAGCCCGATTTAAGTGATGTTGATCCAGAAAAAATAGAGCAGACCATTGAGACAATTAATGAGGCCTTGAGGGATAAGAAAGTGGATGCTAAGAAACGCCGGCAACTCAACTATGCCAAGAAGAATTATGCTGATAATCTCCGAAAAAACGAGCAAAAGCTAAAGATATTGGAAGAGCGAAATAGTTATTCAAAAACGGATCCGGATGCAACCTTTATGCGAATGAAGGATGACTATATGCAAAATGGTCAGCTAAAACCAGGATATAACCTGCAGTTTAGCACACAAAATCAATTCATTGTAAATTATTCAAACCATAATAATCCAACCGATACAAAAACCTTTATACCTCATATGAAAGAGGTTCAACAGTTGTATCCAGACAAACTAAACAGCGTATGTGCAGATTCCGGTTATGGGTCTGAGGAGAATTATGAATTTCTTGAAGCGGAAGGATTAACCTCTTTTGTGAAATACAATTACTTTCATAAAGAACAAAAGAAGGGAGCCAAAACTTATTGCGAGTTTCACCCCAACAATTTATTCTACGACTCTAAACAGGATATTTACTACTGCCCAATGGGACAAGTAATGAATCTTAAGAAGATAAAAAAGGAAAAAAGCCAAGCCGGTCATTTTAAGACAATCCATGTTTATCAAGCTCAAAACTGTAACGGATGCCCACTTAGGGGGATGTGTCACAAAGCAAAAGGTAATCGAACGATTCAGATTAATCACCGACTCAACGAATTAAGAAGTAAAGCACGAGAACATTTAACCTCAGAAGAAGGATTGAAGCACAGGAGTCAAAGACCGGTTGATGTAGAGGCCGCTTTTGGTAACCTTAAACACAATAAAGGATTTAAACGATTTTTACTTCGTGGCAAAGAAAAAGTAGAAATCGAAATGGGATTATTGGCTCTAGCCATAAATCTTAAGAAAATGAATAGTAGAAAAGTGGCCTAA
- the ppdK gene encoding pyruvate, phosphate dikinase → MSTKYVYTFGDGKAEGKADMKNLLGGKGANLAEMNLIGVPVPAGFTITTDVCTDYNKLGKDAVVAMIKEQVEAAVKDTELAMNAKFDAKDGSFPLLLSVRSGARASMPGMMNTVLNLGMNDETVKVIAEKSGNEKFAYDSYRRFIHMYGDVVMGVEAEEGHHNPFEVVLDELKAAKGYKVDTELTVEDLKNLVEGYKAVVREHAGVDFPTNPWDQLWGSVCAVFDSWNTERAILYRRMENIPSEWGTAVNVQAMVYGNMGDTSATGVCFSRDAATGEDQFNGEYLINAQGEDVVSGVRTPLEITKIGSLRWAERNGTSEEVRQAEFLSMEEAMPELYNELNTIQQKLEDHYSDMQDMEFTIQDGKLWMLQTRNGKRTGAAMVKMAVDMLAQGMIDEKTAILRQEPNKLDELLHPVFEQSAIDAAKELSKGLPASPGAATGQIVFSAEAAEEWAAAGKKVILVRRETSPEDLKGMYAAEGILTERGGMTSHAAVVARGMGKCCISSAAGVLVTGKSMTINGVDFKEGDFISLNGTTGKVYEGKVATITPSLDGDFGKLMEVAENNTRMYVRTNADTPADAKAAREFGAKGIGLCRTEHMFFEGDKIWKMREMILAENVEGRKAALAKLLPVQREDFSGILEAMDGFGVTIRLLDPPLHEFTPNDEASQIEMAEKLGIDVSIVKAKVESLHEFNPMLGHRGCRLGNTYPEITEMQARAIIEAACDLKAKGCNPKPEIMVPLIGTLKEFQMQEAIIRETAAAVFAEKGVEVDFLVGTMIEIPRAALTADAIAEYAEFFSFGTNDLTQMGFGYSRDDAGKFLPIYIEKGILKHDPFQVLDQEGIGQLVRMGCEKGKSTRPDIKLGICGEHGGEPSSVEFCNSVGMDYVSCSPFRVPIARLAAAQANLKQN, encoded by the coding sequence ATGAGTACTAAGTACGTTTATACTTTTGGTGACGGTAAAGCCGAAGGTAAAGCAGACATGAAGAATTTGCTTGGAGGTAAGGGTGCTAACCTTGCTGAAATGAACCTAATTGGTGTTCCAGTTCCTGCTGGTTTCACTATTACTACTGATGTTTGTACTGATTACAACAAGCTTGGAAAAGATGCTGTTGTAGCAATGATCAAAGAGCAAGTTGAAGCAGCTGTGAAAGATACAGAGCTTGCAATGAACGCTAAGTTTGATGCTAAAGATGGTTCTTTCCCATTGTTATTATCAGTTCGTTCTGGTGCTCGTGCTTCTATGCCAGGTATGATGAACACTGTTCTTAACCTAGGTATGAATGATGAAACAGTAAAAGTTATTGCTGAAAAATCAGGAAACGAAAAATTTGCTTACGATTCATATCGTCGTTTCATCCACATGTATGGTGATGTAGTAATGGGTGTTGAGGCTGAAGAAGGTCATCACAATCCATTCGAAGTTGTTTTGGATGAGTTAAAAGCAGCTAAAGGTTATAAAGTTGATACAGAATTAACTGTTGAAGACCTTAAAAATCTTGTTGAAGGTTACAAAGCAGTAGTTCGTGAGCACGCTGGTGTTGATTTCCCTACTAATCCTTGGGATCAGCTTTGGGGTTCTGTTTGTGCTGTATTCGATTCCTGGAATACTGAAAGAGCTATCCTTTACCGTAGAATGGAAAATATTCCTTCTGAGTGGGGTACTGCTGTAAATGTACAAGCTATGGTATATGGTAACATGGGTGATACTTCTGCTACAGGAGTTTGTTTCTCTCGTGATGCTGCTACTGGTGAAGACCAATTTAACGGTGAGTATTTGATCAATGCACAGGGTGAAGATGTTGTGTCAGGTGTTCGTACTCCTCTTGAAATTACTAAAATTGGATCATTGCGTTGGGCTGAGCGTAACGGTACTTCTGAAGAAGTTCGTCAGGCTGAATTCCTTTCTATGGAAGAAGCTATGCCGGAATTATATAATGAGTTGAATACAATTCAGCAAAAATTAGAAGATCATTATTCTGATATGCAGGATATGGAGTTCACCATTCAGGATGGTAAACTTTGGATGTTGCAAACCCGTAATGGTAAGCGTACTGGAGCAGCTATGGTAAAAATGGCTGTTGATATGTTAGCTCAAGGTATGATTGATGAGAAAACAGCAATTTTACGTCAGGAGCCTAACAAATTGGATGAATTACTTCACCCGGTATTTGAGCAGTCAGCTATTGATGCTGCAAAAGAACTTTCTAAAGGTCTTCCAGCTTCTCCAGGTGCTGCTACCGGTCAAATCGTATTTTCTGCTGAAGCTGCTGAAGAGTGGGCTGCTGCAGGTAAAAAAGTAATTTTAGTACGTCGTGAAACTTCTCCGGAAGATTTGAAAGGTATGTACGCTGCTGAAGGTATTCTTACTGAGCGTGGTGGTATGACTTCTCACGCTGCTGTAGTTGCCCGTGGTATGGGTAAATGTTGTATTTCTTCTGCTGCTGGTGTTTTGGTAACAGGAAAATCAATGACTATCAACGGTGTTGATTTCAAAGAAGGTGATTTCATCTCGTTGAATGGTACTACGGGTAAAGTTTACGAAGGTAAAGTTGCTACTATCACTCCTTCTTTGGATGGTGATTTTGGTAAGTTGATGGAAGTTGCAGAGAATAACACTCGTATGTACGTTCGTACCAACGCTGATACTCCTGCTGATGCTAAAGCTGCCCGTGAATTCGGAGCTAAAGGTATTGGTCTTTGTCGTACAGAGCACATGTTCTTCGAAGGCGATAAGATCTGGAAAATGCGTGAGATGATTCTTGCTGAAAATGTTGAAGGTCGTAAAGCTGCTTTGGCTAAATTACTTCCTGTTCAAAGAGAAGATTTCTCTGGAATTTTGGAAGCTATGGACGGTTTTGGTGTAACTATCCGTTTACTGGATCCACCATTGCACGAGTTTACTCCTAACGATGAAGCTTCTCAAATCGAAATGGCTGAAAAATTAGGTATCGATGTATCTATCGTGAAAGCAAAAGTTGAGTCTCTGCACGAATTCAACCCAATGTTAGGTCACAGAGGTTGTCGTTTAGGTAACACTTATCCTGAAATCACTGAAATGCAGGCTCGTGCAATTATCGAAGCTGCTTGTGATTTGAAAGCTAAAGGATGTAATCCTAAGCCAGAGATCATGGTTCCATTAATCGGAACTTTGAAAGAATTCCAAATGCAGGAAGCAATCATCAGAGAGACTGCAGCTGCTGTTTTCGCTGAGAAAGGTGTTGAAGTTGATTTCTTAGTAGGTACTATGATCGAGATTCCTCGTGCAGCTCTTACTGCTGATGCAATTGCTGAATATGCTGAATTCTTCTCTTTTGGAACAAATGACTTGACTCAAATGGGATTCGGTTATTCTCGTGACGATGCTGGTAAATTCTTACCAATCTATATTGAAAAAGGTATCTTGAAGCACGATCCTTTCCAAGTATTGGATCAGGAAGGTATCGGTCAATTGGTACGTATGGGTTGTGAAAAAGGAAAATCTACTCGTCCTGATATCAAATTAGGTATCTGTGGTGAGCATGGTGGTGAGCCATCTTCTGTTGAGTTCTGTAACTCAGTAGGTATGGATTACGTTTCTTGTTCTCCTTTCCGTGTGCCTATTGCACGTTTAGCTGCTGCTCAAGCAAACTTGAAGCAAAACTAA
- the ruvX gene encoding Holliday junction resolvase RuvX yields the protein MARIVAIDYGRKRVGLAVTDPFQIIANGLDTVAAKDVLTYLEKYFQTEEVECIVVGYPKQMNNEDSESVKYLKPFLGQLKKKFPDMSIELIDERFTSKIAFQTMIDGGLGKKARRDKAMIDKVSATIILQSYMETKRNLF from the coding sequence TTGGCACGAATTGTAGCGATTGATTACGGAAGAAAAAGGGTTGGATTGGCTGTTACAGACCCATTTCAGATTATTGCAAACGGTTTGGATACTGTTGCAGCAAAAGATGTATTGACTTATTTGGAGAAATATTTTCAGACAGAAGAGGTTGAATGCATTGTTGTGGGATATCCAAAGCAAATGAATAATGAGGATAGTGAATCTGTAAAATATCTAAAACCTTTTTTGGGACAATTAAAAAAGAAGTTTCCTGATATGTCAATCGAATTAATTGATGAAAGATTTACTTCGAAAATTGCTTTTCAAACAATGATCGATGGTGGCTTAGGAAAGAAAGCAAGAAGAGATAAAGCGATGATTGATAAAGTAAGTGCCACTATTATATTGCAATCGTACATGGAAACCAAAAGGAATCTGTTTTAG
- the def gene encoding peptide deformylase, with the protein MILPITIYGHPVLRKVAKDIDKDYPELQKFMDDMWQTMYFADGVGLAAPQVGRSIRMFVLDCSSFAEDEPELEGFKKMFINAKITERTGDEWSMSEGCLSIPGINEDVVRPETIKIEYYDENWEFHEEEYSGYAARVIQHEYDHLDGIMFTDHCAPLKKRLLKGKLTGISKGIFKAKYRFTLAK; encoded by the coding sequence ATGATTTTACCGATTACTATTTACGGTCATCCGGTTTTAAGGAAGGTCGCCAAAGATATTGATAAGGATTATCCTGAATTACAGAAATTTATGGATGACATGTGGCAAACCATGTATTTTGCCGACGGAGTTGGTCTTGCTGCACCACAAGTTGGGCGGTCTATCCGAATGTTTGTACTCGATTGCTCTTCCTTTGCCGAAGATGAACCCGAATTGGAAGGTTTTAAGAAAATGTTTATCAATGCAAAAATTACCGAACGTACAGGTGATGAATGGTCAATGTCTGAAGGATGTTTGAGTATTCCTGGCATAAACGAAGATGTTGTACGTCCCGAAACCATCAAAATTGAGTATTACGATGAGAATTGGGAATTTCATGAAGAGGAGTATTCAGGTTATGCGGCCCGGGTTATTCAACATGAGTATGATCATTTGGATGGAATCATGTTTACAGATCATTGTGCACCTCTAAAAAAGAGATTATTAAAAGGAAAGTTAACGGGTATATCGAAAGGAATTTTTAAAGCTAAATATCGATTTACACTCGCAAAATAA
- a CDS encoding DUF6588 family protein has protein sequence MMKKLLLLFILFVPFLGQSQDIEQFLLAGTEDASKLTENYVNPVSKGFMYGLNNGWYSTGRTHKKLGFDITFVANLAKVPGKDEVFQFVASDYSNITLANGSNEIQTLMGGDNNTTLSARIETGSGDFKLTDFTMPDGIGSDLPMNAVPTATLQVGVGIPEIDADLKLRYLPKVGSSDLEVGMFGIGIQKSLTKILKIDKTPVDVSALIAYTKLTAEYDIQRNSGISGNGQIMEFTANAYTFQAIASVNLKLIEFYGALGYNTSKMDVDIKGSYDLEYTLEGTGMTVSESVIDPVSVDFKANGVRATIGTRLNMAFFKIFGDYTIQEYNTITAGIAFSFR, from the coding sequence ATGATGAAAAAATTATTACTACTATTTATTTTATTTGTTCCATTTTTAGGTCAATCGCAGGATATTGAACAATTTCTGTTGGCGGGAACAGAAGATGCATCTAAATTGACTGAAAATTATGTGAATCCGGTTTCTAAAGGCTTTATGTATGGATTAAATAATGGTTGGTATTCAACAGGCCGTACTCACAAGAAATTAGGTTTTGATATCACCTTTGTTGCCAATTTGGCAAAAGTTCCAGGAAAAGACGAAGTGTTTCAATTTGTTGCAAGTGATTACTCCAACATTACTTTAGCTAATGGATCAAATGAGATTCAAACTTTGATGGGTGGAGATAATAATACAACACTTTCTGCACGAATTGAGACAGGTTCTGGGGATTTCAAGCTTACAGATTTCACTATGCCGGATGGTATTGGCAGTGATTTACCAATGAATGCAGTTCCAACAGCAACATTGCAGGTAGGAGTTGGAATTCCAGAAATTGACGCTGATTTAAAATTGAGATACCTTCCTAAAGTCGGATCATCTGACTTGGAAGTTGGAATGTTTGGTATTGGAATTCAGAAAAGCCTTACTAAAATATTGAAAATTGATAAAACTCCGGTGGATGTTTCTGCATTGATCGCTTATACCAAGCTGACAGCGGAATATGATATTCAAAGAAATTCAGGCATAAGTGGGAATGGGCAAATAATGGAATTTACAGCCAATGCTTATACCTTTCAGGCAATTGCTTCGGTGAATTTAAAATTGATTGAATTTTATGGAGCACTTGGTTACAATACTTCTAAAATGGATGTTGATATTAAGGGATCATATGATTTGGAATATACATTGGAAGGAACAGGAATGACGGTTTCGGAATCTGTTATCGATCCGGTTTCTGTTGATTTTAAAGCAAATGGTGTAAGGGCGACCATTGGAACTCGTTTAAATATGGCTTTTTTCAAAATATTCGGAGATTACACTATTCAGGAATACAATACGATTACTGCAGGAATAGCATTCAGTTTCAGGTAA